The Edaphobacter flagellatus sequence AGGCTGCTTCTTTAATGTGATGGGACTTCCGCTGGCACGCACGATGGCGCTGCTGGCTCGCGCACGCACGGGACTCAACGAAGCTGAAGCTCCGCCATTGCGGCTGACGGCACTGTAGCGTTTGCGCATCCTCTACAAGGTTGTGGTAGCGTAACCGCCATGCGCGTCGCACTCTTCGGAGGCACCTTCGATCCGCCCCACCGCGGCCACCTTGCCGTTGCGCGTGCGGCGGCGGAGGCCTTCGCACTCGACATGGTTTTTTTTGCCCCGGCGGGTCGCCAGCCACTCAAGCCCGGCATGACGGTCACCAGCTTCGACGACCGGCTGGCCATGGTCACTGCAGCCTGCGAGGAGTCGATGCAGCAGAGCACCTCGCGCACGCAGTTCGTCGCCTCCTCGATTGACGCACCCGACCCCAGCGGCGAGCCAAACTACACTGTCACGACACTGGACACGCTGCGCCGTCAGATTCCCGAAGCCACGCTTTACAACCTCGTCGGCGCCGACAGCTTCCTGGCTCTGCGGAAGTGGAGAGAGCCGGAACGCCTGCTCGCGCTCGCCGAATGGATCGTGGTCAGCCGCCCCGGCTACTCGCTCGCCGATCTCTCGAGCTTGAACCTCACCGCACGCGAGCGCTCCCGCGTGCACCTGCTGGAGACGGTGCACTACGACGTCTCCTCCACCTACCTGCGCGAGCGTCTGGCTACAGGAGATAGCGCGCGCGACCTGCTGCCGGACGCCGTCGCTCGCTACATCC is a genomic window containing:
- the nadD gene encoding nicotinate-nucleotide adenylyltransferase, coding for MRVALFGGTFDPPHRGHLAVARAAAEAFALDMVFFAPAGRQPLKPGMTVTSFDDRLAMVTAACEESMQQSTSRTQFVASSIDAPDPSGEPNYTVTTLDTLRRQIPEATLYNLVGADSFLALRKWREPERLLALAEWIVVSRPGYSLADLSSLNLTARERSRVHLLETVHYDVSSTYLRERLATGDSARDLLPDAVARYIREHHLYREG